A genome region from Natronosalvus rutilus includes the following:
- a CDS encoding MFS transporter, with product MHSNDRDRIVLATVVFAVLFSQLLLYPGIADLVEALGAGETTSPLTSTALDASMWFLVAEFAAYVVFVGLWGIASDATGKRTPFIVASALAGSAGYAVLALIGAFASLSFGGVLLLRAFQGAMTVGALSLTMTMLMDLEGGHGRNMGAAGIAIGLGAAMGAPVGGQLTAVDPLAPLAAAAVLLGLVGLLVTLATDRAPSTRRRASAILEGVRRRPTLSIPYAFGFIDRLTAGFFALVGTLYFQATFEVDAATTGLLLACFFAPFALLQYPMGALSDRIGRTVPIVVGSLCYGVGILAVGAAPSVTLAAAMMVVVGILGALISPATMALVTDLAADGERGLAMAGFNLAGSLGFLGGFLIGGTVASQYGYELAFLVVGGLEIAIAIVAAPAFVHLSLGRGSLSLEGRDV from the coding sequence GTGCACTCGAACGACCGGGATCGGATCGTCCTCGCGACGGTCGTCTTCGCCGTGCTCTTCTCTCAGCTACTGCTCTACCCGGGCATCGCGGACCTCGTCGAGGCTCTCGGGGCGGGAGAAACCACCTCACCGTTGACGTCGACCGCACTCGACGCCAGTATGTGGTTCCTCGTCGCGGAGTTCGCCGCCTACGTCGTCTTCGTCGGACTCTGGGGAATCGCCAGCGACGCAACCGGCAAGCGGACGCCGTTCATCGTCGCGAGCGCCCTCGCCGGGAGTGCCGGCTACGCCGTCCTCGCGCTCATCGGCGCGTTCGCCTCGCTCTCCTTCGGGGGCGTTCTCCTCTTGCGCGCGTTCCAGGGAGCGATGACCGTCGGCGCGCTCTCGCTCACTATGACGATGCTCATGGACCTCGAGGGCGGCCACGGTCGGAACATGGGCGCGGCCGGGATCGCCATCGGTCTCGGCGCCGCGATGGGTGCCCCGGTCGGCGGGCAACTCACGGCGGTCGACCCCCTCGCCCCGCTCGCGGCCGCAGCCGTCTTGCTCGGTCTGGTCGGCCTCCTCGTGACCCTCGCGACCGACCGCGCACCCAGCACGCGCCGGCGAGCGAGCGCGATCCTGGAGGGCGTCCGACGACGACCGACGCTGTCGATCCCCTACGCGTTCGGCTTCATCGACCGGCTGACGGCTGGCTTTTTCGCGCTGGTCGGGACGCTGTACTTTCAGGCGACGTTCGAGGTGGACGCCGCCACGACCGGCCTCCTGCTCGCGTGCTTTTTCGCCCCGTTCGCCCTCCTGCAGTACCCCATGGGCGCGCTCTCGGATCGCATTGGCCGGACCGTCCCCATCGTCGTCGGGTCGCTCTGTTACGGCGTCGGCATTCTCGCGGTCGGCGCCGCTCCATCGGTTACCCTCGCCGCGGCGATGATGGTCGTCGTCGGCATCCTGGGGGCGCTCATCTCGCCGGCGACGATGGCCCTCGTCACCGACCTCGCGGCCGACGGCGAGCGCGGATTGGCGATGGCCGGGTTCAACCTGGCCGGCAGCCTCGGCTTTCTCGGCGGATTCCTCATCGGAGGCACGGTCGCCAGCCAGTACGGCTACGAGCTGGCGTTCCTCGTCGTCGGCGGCCTCGAGATCGCGATCGCCATCGTCGCCGCACCCGCGTTCGTACACCTCTCGCTCGGCCGGGGATCGCTGTCGCTCGAGGGTCGAGACGTCTAG
- a CDS encoding DMT family transporter, with product MTDTRDIVLFLGLALVWGTSFAAIEIGLATVPPILFAAFRFDVATLLFVAAVALTGASWRPSVRADWLLIAVGGGLLVGAHFALLFLGQSMVSSSVAAVVLSLTPIVTPPLALALLPREQIRPQAVVGLLLGLVGVSTIALEGGSFGGQALGVGLLFVSAVVFALGSVLTERTRGTLPIVSQQAWAMGLGALVLHTLSGLHPAETLVGLEVTTDAVLALAYLAVVATGGGFFVYFVLLERIGATELSLVNYAVPVVAAAVGWAALGESLTVGTVAGFTLIIVGFALCKLGALWQTAAPAIGYGPYRPSDTDGVVVGGNVYLVDEGQDRTPESTRATRGDAVAAD from the coding sequence ATGACTGATACGAGAGATATCGTGCTCTTTCTCGGGCTCGCGCTCGTCTGGGGCACCTCGTTCGCGGCGATCGAGATCGGCCTGGCGACCGTGCCTCCGATCCTCTTCGCCGCGTTTCGATTCGACGTCGCGACACTCCTCTTCGTCGCCGCCGTCGCCCTCACCGGTGCGTCCTGGCGGCCGAGCGTTCGAGCCGACTGGCTCCTGATCGCCGTCGGCGGCGGCCTCCTCGTCGGCGCCCACTTCGCGCTGCTCTTTCTCGGCCAGTCGATGGTCTCGAGCAGCGTCGCGGCGGTCGTCCTCAGCCTGACGCCCATCGTGACGCCGCCGCTGGCGCTCGCCTTGCTCCCCCGTGAGCAGATTCGCCCACAGGCCGTCGTCGGGTTGTTGCTGGGACTGGTCGGCGTCAGCACGATCGCCCTCGAGGGCGGTTCGTTCGGCGGCCAGGCCCTCGGTGTCGGCCTGTTGTTCGTCTCCGCCGTCGTCTTCGCCCTGGGTTCGGTGCTGACCGAACGTACCCGGGGAACGCTGCCGATCGTCTCCCAGCAGGCCTGGGCGATGGGCCTCGGCGCACTCGTCCTGCACACCCTCAGCGGCCTCCACCCCGCCGAGACCCTGGTCGGCCTCGAGGTGACGACCGACGCGGTGCTCGCCCTGGCGTACCTCGCCGTCGTCGCCACCGGCGGCGGGTTCTTCGTCTACTTCGTCCTCCTCGAGCGCATCGGGGCGACGGAGCTCAGTCTCGTCAACTACGCCGTGCCGGTCGTCGCAGCGGCCGTCGGCTGGGCGGCGCTGGGCGAGTCGCTCACCGTCGGGACGGTCGCGGGGTTCACGCTGATCATCGTCGGCTTCGCGCTGTGTAAACTCGGCGCCCTCTGGCAGACGGCCGCGCCCGCGATCGGCTACGGTCCCTACCGTCCGAGCGACACCGACGGCGTCGTCGTCGGAGGGAACGTCTACCTCGTGGACGAAGGCCAGGACCGAACCCCCGAATCGACGCGGGCGACTCGAGGCGACGCCGTCGCTGCGGACTAG
- a CDS encoding pyridoxal-phosphate-dependent aminotransferase family protein, which translates to MTEKREYRDDYPDKTLYIPGPTEVREDVIEAMCEPMFGHRMDRMTDLYTTIVEDTKDFLGTDNNVIVLTGSGTEFMESSILNLVDEHVLVTTCGSFSERQANVAERLGKTVDTLEYEWGQAVKPEGVRERLEESDTDYDVVTCVMNESSTGVRNPVEEIGDVVAEYPDTYFVVDAVSALGGDYVDIDAHGIDVIFTSVQKAFAMPPGLAVCVVSEDAYERELESDSASWYGGFQRTIDYYDRKGQTHSTPAIPVMLAYRTQMKHMLEEGHDARNERHREMAEYTQEWAREHFDMFPEEGYESQTVSCIENTRDIDVAGTIEAVSEECDMVFSNGYGSALGEKTFRIGHMGEHDLESIEALTDAIEDVAGL; encoded by the coding sequence GTGACCGAGAAACGCGAATACAGAGACGACTACCCCGACAAGACGCTGTACATTCCGGGTCCGACCGAAGTGCGCGAGGACGTCATCGAGGCGATGTGCGAGCCGATGTTCGGCCACCGGATGGACCGCATGACCGACCTCTACACGACCATCGTCGAGGACACGAAGGACTTCCTCGGCACCGACAACAACGTGATCGTCCTCACGGGGTCGGGAACCGAGTTCATGGAGAGTTCGATCCTCAACCTCGTCGACGAGCACGTCCTCGTCACGACCTGCGGGAGCTTCAGCGAGCGCCAGGCCAATGTCGCCGAACGCCTCGGCAAGACCGTCGACACCCTCGAGTACGAGTGGGGGCAGGCGGTGAAACCAGAGGGCGTGCGCGAGCGCCTCGAGGAGAGCGACACCGACTACGACGTCGTCACCTGCGTAATGAACGAGAGTTCGACCGGCGTCCGCAATCCCGTAGAGGAAATCGGCGACGTCGTCGCCGAGTACCCTGACACCTACTTCGTCGTCGACGCCGTCTCCGCGCTGGGAGGCGATTACGTCGACATCGACGCCCACGGCATCGACGTCATCTTCACCTCGGTCCAGAAGGCGTTCGCCATGCCGCCCGGACTCGCCGTCTGCGTCGTCAGCGAGGACGCCTACGAGCGCGAACTCGAGAGCGATTCCGCGTCCTGGTACGGCGGCTTCCAGCGAACTATCGACTACTACGACCGGAAGGGCCAGACCCACTCGACGCCTGCCATCCCGGTCATGCTCGCGTACCGAACACAGATGAAACACATGCTCGAGGAGGGTCACGACGCACGCAACGAGCGCCACCGGGAAATGGCCGAGTACACCCAGGAGTGGGCCCGCGAGCACTTCGACATGTTCCCCGAAGAGGGCTACGAGTCCCAGACGGTGAGCTGCATCGAGAACACCCGGGACATCGACGTCGCCGGTACCATCGAGGCCGTCTCTGAGGAGTGCGACATGGTCTTCTCGAACGGCTACGGCTCGGCACTGGGCGAGAAGACGTTCCGCATCGGTCACATGGGCGAACACGATCTCGAGTCCATCGAAGCGTTGACCGACGCAATCGAGGACGTCGCCGGGTTGTGA
- a CDS encoding DUF7513 family protein: MSVLEKFLSGWHFRTTRPTLTPGTEVDVFLSEFDANNTGVARIGDTVLYVEGASPGHVEKRVRVRITDFDDSGSTGRGEYVETVGESSYTQ, from the coding sequence ATGAGCGTCCTCGAGAAGTTCCTCAGCGGGTGGCACTTCCGAACGACCAGGCCAACGCTCACCCCAGGAACCGAGGTGGACGTCTTCCTCTCGGAATTCGACGCGAACAACACCGGCGTCGCCCGCATCGGTGACACCGTGCTGTACGTCGAAGGGGCCAGCCCCGGGCACGTAGAAAAGCGCGTCCGCGTCCGCATTACCGATTTCGACGACTCGGGGTCGACCGGTCGCGGCGAGTACGTCGAAACCGTCGGCGAGAGTTCCTACACGCAGTAA
- a CDS encoding Na+/H+ antiporter NhaC family protein, translating into MSRRDDPPDEEGLADEQFVDPSDTEPAITFYGGRGMSALPIAFFVLWAIVQTALLRISSEEGLVLGILLGLILGMFFVKGSWKGYANTIFEGMTQPVAVTAIVAWVWAGMFAETMQTGGFVEGLVWLADLTGVGAALFPAITFVLAALLATGIGTGYGTTIAFVALFFPAGVLLGANPVLLFGAILSGAIFGDNLAPVSDTTIVSAVTQDADIGGVVASRFKYAIIAAVIAFVGYIVASSVLPGAEITNGAEARQLFVEESTPLGLVHLLSMGVVIVTAVAGRHIVEAISWGIVFAVASNLLFGLTAPSAIVNFEAPTDAPAVDQLAVLPIVEIVAQGDDPAVTGSLVEGAAGFFTLSILVLFIIGAAQIMIRGGAFQAVLDWSLDTLATNVRNAELTMVGSAALINATITINTAAEVAIGPYISKVGERFNINGYRRANILDAQTAALGYIFPWSGGVLVGYSEMQDLPDTYDWFGESLIVNPIDVVPFVFHGWLLVAVFVLAAITGFGREYVIDRESEEVARV; encoded by the coding sequence ATGTCACGTAGAGACGATCCACCAGACGAGGAAGGCCTGGCCGACGAACAGTTCGTAGACCCGAGCGATACGGAACCGGCGATCACGTTCTACGGCGGTCGAGGAATGAGCGCGCTTCCGATCGCGTTCTTCGTCCTCTGGGCGATCGTCCAGACCGCGTTGTTGCGCATCTCGAGCGAAGAGGGGCTCGTGCTCGGGATCCTCCTGGGACTCATTCTCGGGATGTTCTTCGTGAAGGGCTCCTGGAAGGGGTACGCGAACACCATCTTCGAGGGGATGACCCAACCGGTCGCGGTAACGGCGATCGTCGCCTGGGTCTGGGCCGGGATGTTCGCGGAGACGATGCAGACCGGTGGGTTCGTCGAGGGGCTGGTCTGGCTGGCTGACCTCACGGGCGTCGGCGCGGCACTGTTCCCCGCGATCACGTTCGTGCTGGCGGCGCTCCTCGCGACCGGCATCGGGACGGGTTACGGGACGACGATCGCGTTCGTCGCCCTGTTCTTCCCGGCCGGGGTGCTCCTGGGAGCGAACCCGGTGTTGCTGTTCGGTGCGATCCTGTCGGGCGCAATTTTCGGCGACAACCTTGCACCAGTCAGCGACACGACGATCGTCAGCGCCGTCACGCAGGACGCTGACATCGGCGGCGTCGTCGCGTCTCGGTTCAAGTACGCGATCATCGCCGCGGTGATCGCGTTCGTCGGGTACATCGTCGCCAGTTCCGTGCTCCCAGGCGCCGAGATCACCAACGGGGCCGAAGCCAGACAGCTCTTCGTCGAGGAGAGCACTCCGCTCGGACTCGTACACCTGCTCTCGATGGGTGTCGTCATCGTGACGGCGGTCGCCGGGCGACACATCGTCGAGGCCATCTCCTGGGGGATCGTCTTCGCGGTAGCTTCGAACCTCCTGTTCGGGCTCACGGCGCCGAGCGCCATCGTCAACTTCGAGGCGCCCACCGATGCACCGGCGGTGGACCAACTGGCGGTCCTGCCGATCGTCGAGATCGTCGCTCAGGGCGACGATCCGGCCGTGACCGGCAGCCTGGTCGAGGGCGCCGCCGGTTTCTTCACGCTGTCGATCCTCGTCCTGTTCATCATCGGCGCCGCCCAGATCATGATCCGCGGCGGCGCGTTCCAGGCGGTACTCGACTGGTCGCTCGACACGCTCGCGACGAACGTCCGCAACGCCGAACTGACGATGGTTGGATCCGCCGCGCTGATCAACGCGACGATCACGATCAACACCGCCGCCGAGGTAGCGATTGGTCCCTACATCTCGAAGGTCGGCGAGCGCTTCAACATCAATGGCTACCGGCGCGCGAACATACTGGACGCTCAGACGGCCGCACTCGGCTACATCTTCCCGTGGTCGGGCGGGGTCCTGGTGGGCTACTCCGAGATGCAGGATTTGCCGGATACGTACGACTGGTTCGGCGAGTCGCTGATCGTCAATCCGATCGACGTCGTCCCGTTCGTCTTCCACGGCTGGCTGCTGGTGGCGGTGTTCGTCCTCGCGGCGATCACCGGTTTCGGCCGGGAGTACGTCATCGACCGCGAATCGGAGGAGGTGGCCCGCGTATGA
- the eif1A gene encoding translation initiation factor eIF-1A: MSDDEGGRKNLRMPDDDEVFATVTNMLGANRVKVRCADGEERTARIPGKMQKRIWIREDDVVLVSPWDWQDEKADITWRYEKADADQLRREGHIQ; the protein is encoded by the coding sequence ATGAGCGACGACGAGGGTGGGCGCAAGAACCTCCGAATGCCCGACGACGACGAGGTCTTTGCGACCGTCACGAACATGCTCGGGGCGAACCGCGTGAAAGTGCGGTGTGCCGACGGCGAGGAGCGCACGGCCCGCATTCCGGGGAAGATGCAAAAGCGGATCTGGATCCGCGAGGACGACGTCGTCCTCGTTTCCCCCTGGGACTGGCAGGACGAGAAGGCCGACATCACCTGGCGCTACGAGAAGGCCGACGCCGACCAGCTCAGGCGGGAAGGCCACATCCAGTAA
- the truA gene encoding tRNA pseudouridine(38-40) synthase TruA has translation MRAYRIAYDGTSYYGFQRQPDVPTVEDAIFDAVRELEVLGDDPKPAGYAAAGRTDAGVSALAQTVAFEAPGWLTPRALNSALPGDVRAWASADASADFHATHHATRRVYTYHLYAPRAGSGTGSGLDAPAETVETTESVDDNRFHAALEALSGPHDFHNLTPDEEGTRRSPTLEAQRDGPFLEITVSAPGFARELVRRLVSLARAVGSGEEPLEKIDRALDSEPLPGHEGIAPAAPESLVLSRVDYSNTTLEFAVDAEAAQRSREILEGRRIDQLVGARVARQLRDGLEMGVSGASGESSALGESGASGRSEESSSSGDSSQTGPSTQ, from the coding sequence ATGCGCGCCTACCGGATCGCCTACGACGGGACCAGCTACTACGGCTTCCAGCGCCAGCCCGACGTCCCGACCGTCGAGGACGCCATCTTCGACGCAGTCCGGGAGCTCGAGGTGCTCGGCGACGACCCCAAACCAGCGGGGTACGCGGCGGCCGGGCGGACGGACGCCGGGGTCTCGGCGCTCGCCCAGACGGTCGCGTTCGAGGCCCCCGGCTGGCTCACCCCGCGGGCGCTGAACTCGGCGCTTCCGGGCGACGTACGGGCCTGGGCCAGCGCGGACGCGTCGGCGGATTTCCACGCGACCCACCACGCCACGCGCCGGGTGTACACCTATCACCTGTACGCGCCTCGAGCGGGTTCTGGCACCGGCTCCGGCCTCGATGCACCGGCCGAAACCGTCGAAACGACCGAATCCGTCGACGACAACCGCTTTCACGCCGCCCTCGAGGCCCTCTCCGGACCCCACGACTTCCACAACCTCACACCCGACGAGGAGGGGACCCGCCGGTCGCCGACGCTCGAGGCCCAGCGAGACGGGCCGTTCCTCGAAATCACCGTCAGCGCGCCCGGGTTCGCGCGCGAACTCGTTCGCCGGCTCGTCTCGCTCGCTCGCGCCGTCGGGAGCGGTGAGGAACCCCTCGAGAAAATCGACCGCGCGCTCGACTCCGAACCGCTCCCCGGCCACGAGGGCATCGCCCCCGCGGCACCGGAGTCGCTGGTCCTTTCGCGCGTCGACTACTCGAATACGACTCTCGAGTTCGCCGTCGACGCGGAGGCCGCCCAGCGGAGTCGCGAGATTCTCGAGGGCCGACGGATAGATCAGCTAGTGGGGGCTCGCGTGGCGAGACAGCTTCGGGACGGACTCGAGATGGGTGTGTCAGGTGCGTCGGGTGAGTCGAGTGCATTGGGAGAGTCGGGTGCATCGGGTAGGTCGGAAGAGTCGAGTTCGTCGGGCGACTCGAGTCAGACCGGACCCTCGACACAGTAA